A single genomic interval of Parus major isolate Abel unplaced genomic scaffold, Parus_major1.1 Scaffold220, whole genome shotgun sequence harbors:
- the BAZ2A gene encoding bromodomain adjacent to zinc finger domain protein 2A produces the protein METNNHFNFTGLSSAPAASGPKPTPASGDSPFTHSSPLSFPPQGKSLNGGMNVNGFSTVSHPGTSGTFSPGSAPAGAQPLRAYDCLWDYAPYAPAGGLKDGGPPALGQFPLNGVAGGSRPASPGHGTNLRAAGQEFWGNGTAGPMGLNFDSQELYDSFHDQSFELMQNGPDGFYAAGQSSPILSSDAQPFPLAPDEPDPGQGDAAGAAKEMPTTTTSTTTIAENGGGLVGSQELEEAQPDLKICSYNGAAAAGAGSLGPEGTVLAPRDSGCLGDASPIAPRLEDTHILSEDPLEPFESLARDPGTGDLYAMDDSQLVSDKSSLEEPPDLAASPPLHAGPFSLLPASPSPAPLLGGPGSPLRAVPAPFRPDPVPIPPPPHPAPRPRADAAVPRWRREVRIKKGNHRWQGETWYYGPCGKRMKQFPEVIKYLSRNMVQDVRREHFSFSPRMPVGDFYEERDTPEGVQWVKLSPEEIPGRIQAITGKRGRPRNAEKAKAKEPPATKRGRGRPPKVRMVDLLSKTDARLLKRLEAQEVLSEEDKLKMSKIKKKMRRKAKNKQKQEAKAPRAKEVKKKSKAKEKKGKPEKGKDKARPKEKKGKGARKADKGLLAQRRLEERQRQQLILEEMKKPTEDMCLGDHQPLPAFSRIPGLVLPSRAFSDCLTVVEFLQSYGKVLGLEPARDVPTLGALQEGLLGVAPGAGQLQDLLVRLLQAALCDPGLPPYCQSLKILGEKVSEISLNRDTVSEVLRCFLTAHGAGAELCEGLRTKPFQALPPERKAAILVFLVNELNSSALIISEIDKTLENMSNYRKNKWIIEGRLRRLKVALAKRTGRPESEITGLEDGRRRRSSRLTEDTGLEMEEEEETRGRKSRREEEVDTSTSSVPELERQIEKLAKRQMFFRKKLLHSSQTLRAASLGQDRFRRRYWVLPHLGGIFVEGAEAAEAVAQEPPEEKVSPHVSLVKEEPAAVPVASRTSCPASASRARGRPRKSKEELAQHCGPCPAPVNGVLEEPEPLGQSQHDLSQSAFLSWLSQTQSSLLKDSVLTPASSPGKGDTGLPPPEAPSDPMEEEEEEEEEERAPEAVAKRGPWFNLLPRTPCDDRAPLATSSAEPSPRAPAAPRSQSRGEPPKGPARQLNGLPADDPTAPLLASTPVHAGPRAHGACPRSQGSLEKLQDVPGQPKRRGRPPTKFFKQMEQKYLTQLTEQPVPSEMQSGWWWLRDPEELEAVARALHPRGIREKALHKHLTKHKEFLREVCLRNTTDPIFHPRPESAAAAVSQEALAQWSVPDRAYETDLGVLQWVEELEQRVLMADLQIRGWTCPSPDSTRDDLRYCEHKVEPLEDITVRSRRDRDGLPLRRELTNPLDLAVLRLAALEQNLERRYLKEPLWPLHEVVVEKAVLSGPEEPSLGPTEISYEITPRVRTWRQTLERCRSAAQVSLCIFQLEKSIAWEKSVNRVTCLVCRRGDDDEHLLLCDGCDRGCHLYCHRPRMTEVPEGDWFCSVCVARAGQYRDPVSPRRGKKRKRGRAVAGSPGEEEPSPRRRAAPRRREGLPVSPRYPGEALAPARRRSSALRGQPSDLTFCEIILMEMESHEDAWPFLEPVNPRLVPGYRKIIKNPMDFATMRTRLLRGGYSSSAEFAADALLVFDNCQTFNEDDSAVGRAGHAMRRFFQSRWEEFYQGKHAPNP, from the exons atggaaacaaacaacCATTTTAACTTCACTGGCCTTTCCTCTGCACCCGCTGCCTCAGGACCGAAACCCACGCCTGCCTCAGGGGACTCCCCCTTCACCCACAGCTCCCCGCTCAGCTTCCCCCCACAAGGGAAAA GTCTGAACGGGGGCATGAATGTCAATGGCTTCTCTACTGTATCACACCCCGGTACTTCAGGGACGTTCTCGCCCGGCTCCGCGCCCGCCGGGGCCCAGCCCCTCCGCGCCTACGACTGCCTGTGGGACTACGCGCCCTACGCGCCCGCCGGCGGCCTCAAGGACGGGGGTCCGCCCGCCCTTGGACAGTTCCCCCTCAACGGCGTGGCCGGAGGGTCGCGGCCGGCGTCGCCGGGGCACGGCACCAACCTGCGGGCGGCCGGGCAGGAGTTCTGGGGCAACGGCACCGCCGGGCCCATGGGGCTGAACTTCGACTCGCAGGAGCTCTACGACTCCTTCCACGACCAGAGCTTCGAGCTGATGCAGAACGGGCCCGACGGCTTCTACGCGGCGGGTCAGTCCTCGCCCATCCTGAGCTCGGACGCGCAGCCCTTCCCGCTGGCTCCGGACGAGCCGGACCCCGGCCAGGGAGACGCTGCCGGCGCAGCCAAAGAGAtgcccaccaccaccaccagcaccaccaccatcGCGGAGAACGGGGGTGGGCTGGtgggcagccaggagctggaggaggcacAGCCAG ACCTGAAGATCTGCAGCTACAACGGGGCTGCAGCCGCTGGCGCGGGGTCGCTGGGGCCGGAGGGGACCGTGCTGGCACCCAGGGACAGCGGGTGCCTCGGGGACGCGTCGCCCATCGCCCCGCGGCTGGAGGACACCCACATCCTCAGCGAGGACCCCCTGGAGCCCTTCGAGTCCCTGGCCAGAG ACCCCGGCACCGGCGACCTGTACGCGATGGACGACTCGCAGCTGGTGAGCGACAAGTCCTCCCTGGAGGAGCCCCCCGACCTGGCCGCCAGCCCCCCACTGCACGCCGGCCCCTTCAGCCTGCTGCCCGCCAGCCCCTCGCCCGCCCCGCTGCTCGGTGGCCCCGGCTCGCC CCTTCGGGCCGTCCCCGCCCCGTTCCGCCCCGATCCCGTCCCCATCCCgccccctccccatcctgccCCACGGCCCCGGGCTGACGCTGCCGTGCCCAGGTGGAGGCGGGAGGTTCGGATCAAGAAGGGGAACCATCGCTGGCAGGGCGAGACCTGGTACTACGGCCCCTGCGGGAAGAGGATGAAGCAGTTCCCGGAGGTGATCAAG tACCTGAGCAGGAACATGGTGCAGGATGTCCGGCGGGAGCACTTCAGCTTCAGCCCCCGCATGCCCGTGGGAGACTTCTACGAGGAGCGGGACACGCCTGAG GGTGTGCAGTGGGTGAAGCTGAGCCCCGAGGAGATCCCCGGGCGCATCCAGGCCATCACGGGCAAGCGCGGCCGGCCCCGCAACGCCGAGAAGGCCAAAGCCAAGGAGCCCCCGGCCACCAAacggggccggggccgccctCCCAAGGTCAGGATGGTGGATTTGCTGAGTAAAACGGATGCACGGCTGCTGAAGAGGCTGGAAGCACAAG AGGTGCTCAGCGAGGAGGACAAGTTGAAAATGAGCAAgatcaagaagaaaatgaggcGGAAG GCCAAGAACAAGCAGAAGCAGGAGGCCAAAGCCCCCAGGGCCAAGGAGGTCAAGAAGAAATCCAAG GCCAAGGAGAAGAAGGGGAAGCCAGAGAAGGGCAAGGACAAGGCCCGGCCCAAGGAGAAGAAGGGCAAGGGGGCTCGGAAGGCGGACAAGGGGCTGCTGGCCCAGCGGCGCCTGGAGGagcggcagcggcagcagcTCATCCTGGAGGAGATGAAGAAGCCCACGGAGGACATGTGCCTGGGGGACCACCAG ccccttccagcctTCTCCCGCATCCCGGGGCTCGTCCTGCCCAGCCGCGCCTTCTCCGACTGCCTGACGGTGGTGGAGTTCCTGCAGAGCTACGGGAAGGTTCTGGGGCTGGAGCCTGCTCGGGACGTGCCCACGCTGGGCGCgctgcaggaggggctgctgggggtggCCCCCGGCGCGGGGCAGCTGCAGGACCTGCtggtgaggctgctgcaggcagcgCTCTGCGACCCCGGGCTGCCGCCCTACTGCCAG tcCCTGAAGATCCTGGGGGAGAAGGTGTCGGAGATCAGCCTGAACCGCGACACGGTGTCGGAGGTGCTGCGCTGCTTCCTGACGGCGCACGGGGCGGGCGCGGAGCTGTGCGAGGGGCTGCGCACCAAACCCTTCCAGGCGCTGCCCCCCGAGCGCAAAGCCGCCATCCTCGTCTTCCTGGTCAACGAGCTCAACAGCAGCGCCCTCATCATCAG CGAGATCGACAAGACCCTGGAGAACATGTCCAACTACAGGAAGAACAAGTGGATCATCGAGGGCCGACTCCGCAG GCTGAAGGTCGCCCTGGCCAAGAGAACGGGCCGTCCCGAGTCGGAGATCACGGGGCTGGAGGACGGGCGGCGTCGGCGCAGCTCCCGCCTGACCGAGGACACGGGGCtggagatggaggaggaggaggagacccGGGGGCGGAAATCACGccgggaggaggag GTCGACACGTCCACGTCCAGCGTCCCGGAGCTGGAGCGGCAGATCGAGAAGCTGGCCAAG AGGCAGATGTTCTTCCGCAAGAAGCTGCTCCATTCCTCCCAGACCCTGCGTGCAGCCTCCCTGGGCCAGGACCGGTTCCGGCGGCGCTACTGGGTCCTGCCCCACCTGGGCGGCATCTTCGTGGAGGGCGCGGAGG cagctgaggCGGTGGCTCAGGAGCCCCCGGAGGAGAAGGTGTCCCCGCACGTGTCCCTGGTGAAGGAGGAGCCGGCGGCCGTGCCCGTCGCCAGCCGGACCAGCTGCCCGGCCTCGGCCTCGCGCGCCCGCGGGCGGCCCCGGAAGAGCAAAGAGGAGCTGGCCCAGCACTGCggaccctgccctgccccggTCAACGGGGTCCTGGAGGAGCCAGAGcccctggggcagagccagcaCGACCTCAGCCAGTCAGCCTTCCTGTCCTGGCTGAGCCAGACCCAGTCGTCCCTGCTCAAGGACTCCGTCCTCACCCCGGCCAGCAGCCCCGGCAAGGGGGACACGGGGCTCCCGCCGCCCGAGGCCCCCTCGGACCCcatggaggaggaagaggaggaggaggaggaggagagagccCCGGAGGCCGTGGCGAAGCGGGGGCCCTGGTTCAACCTGCTGCCCCGCACGCCCTGCGATGACCGAGCCCCCCTCGCTACCTCCTCGGCCGAGCCCTCGCCACGagcccccgcagccccccgcaGCCAGAGCCGTGGGGAGCCCCCCAAGGGCCCGGCACGGCAG cTGAACGGCCTCCCCGCAGACgaccccacagctcccctgctcGCCTCCACGCCGGTGCACGCCGGCCCCAGGGCCCACGGCGCCTGCCCCCgcagccagggcagcctggaAAAGCTCCAGGACGTGCCGGGGCAACCCAAGCGCCGAGGGAGACCCCCCACCAAATTCTTCAAGCAGATGGAGCAGAAGTACCTGACGCAGCTGACGGAGCAGCCGGTGCCCAGCG AGATGCAGAGCGGCTGGTGGTGGCTGCGGGACCCCGAGGAGCTGGAGGCCGTGGCGCGGGCGCTGCACCCGCGCGGCATCCGGGAGAAGGCGCTGCACAAGCACCTCACCAAGCACAAGGAGTTCCTGCGTGAGGTTTGCCTCCGGAACACCACCG ACCCCATCTTCCACCCGCGCCCGGAGTCGGCTGCTGCTGCGGTGTCTCAGGAAGCCCTGGCGCAGTGGTCAGTGCCGGACAGAGCCTACGAGACCgacctgggggtcctgcagtgggtggaggagctggagcagcgcGTCCTCATGGCCGACCTGCAGATCCGG GGCTGGACGTGCCCCAGCCCGGACTCGACGCGGGACGACCTGCGGTACTGCGAGCACAAAGTGGAGCCCCTGGAGGACATCACAGTGCGGAGCCGGCGGGACCGGGACGGGCTCCCGCTGCGCCGGGAGCTCACCAACCCCCTGGACCTGGCCGTGCTGCGGCTGGCGGCGCTGGAGCAGAACCTGGAGCGCCGCTACCTGAAGGAGCCGCTGTGGCCTCTGCACGAGGTGGTGGTGGAGAAAGCGGTGCTGAGCGGCCCCGAGGAGCCGAGCCTGGGCCCCACCGAGAT CTCGTACGAGATCACGCCGCGGGTGCGGACGTGGCGGCAGACGCTGGAGCGCTGCCGCAGCGCGGCCCAGGTGTCCCTGTGCATCTTCCAGCTGGAGAAATCCATCGCCTGGGAGAAGTCTGTGAACAGAGTG ACCTGCCTGGTTTGCCGGCGAGGGGACGACGACGAGCACCTGCTGCTGTGCGACGGCTGCGACCGCGGCTGCCACCTCTACTGCCACCGGCCCCGCATGACCGAGGTGCCCGAGGGCGACTGGTTCTGCTCGGTCTGCGTGGCACGG GCAGGGCAGTACCGGGACCCCGTCTCTCCCCGGCGGGGCAAGAAGCGGAAGCGGGGCCGTGCGGTGGCGGGGAGCCCCGGCGAGGAGGAGCCGAGCCCACGGCGCCGAGCGGCCCCGCGGCGCCGGGAGGGGCTGCCCGTGTCCCCCCGGTACCCGGGGGAGGCTCTGGCCCCCGCCCGGCGGAGGAGCTCGGCCCTGCGGGGCCAGCCCAGCGACCTGACCTTCTGCGA GATCATCCTGATGGAGATGGAGTCGCACGAGGACGCCTGGCCCTTCCTGGAGCCCGTGAACCCCCGGCTGGTCCCCGGCTACCGCAAGATCATCAAGAACCCCATGGACTTCGCCACCATGCGCACGAGGCTGCTGCGGGGCGG GTACTCGAGCTCGGCGGAGTTCGCTGCCGACGCCCTTTTGGTGTTCGACAACTGCCAGACCTTCAACGAGGACGACTCGGCCGTGGGCCGCGCCGGCCACGCCATGCGCCGGTTCTTCCAGAGCCGGTGGGAGGAATTTTATCAGGGAAAACACGCTCCGAACCCGTGA
- the ATP5F1B gene encoding ATP synthase subunit beta, mitochondrial, producing MLGLAGRSAAAAAAAARPLLPRGAAPGRDLLPLLLGRGAAPAVAVGARRDYAAHAAPAAKAGSTTGRIVAVIGAVVDVQFDEGLPPILNALEVQGRETRLVLEVAQHLGENTVRTIAMDGTEGLVRGQKVLDSGAPIRIPVGPETLGRIMNVIGEPIDERGPITTKQFAAIHAEAPEFVEMSVEQEILVTGIKVVDLLAPYAKGGKIGLFGGAGVGKTVLIMELINNVAKAHGGYSVFAGVGERTREGNDLYHEMIESGVINLKDATSKVALVYGQMNEPPGARARVALTGLTVAEYFRDQEGQDVLLFIDNIFRFTQAGSEVSALLGRIPSAVGYQPTLATDMGTMQERITTTRKGSITSVQAIYVPADDLTDPAPATTFAHLDATTVLSRAIAELGIYPAVDPLDSTSRIMDPNIVGPEHYDVARGVQKILQDYKSLQDIIAILGMDELSEEDKLTVARARKIQRFLSQPFQVAEVFTGHMGKLVPLKETIKGFKQILAGEYDHLPEQAFYMVGPIEEAVAKAEKLAEEHA from the exons ATGTTGGGGCTCGCGGGTCGTtcagccgccgccgccgccgccgcggcccGGCCGCTGCTGCCCCGCGGGGCCGCCCCCGGCCGGGATCTCCTCCCGCTGCTCCTCGGCCGCGGGGCCGCCCCGGCCGTCGCCGTCGGGGCGC GACGGGACTATGCCGCCCATGCAGCCCCTGCCGCCAAGGCCGGCTCCACCACCGGCCGCATCGTGGCCGTCATCGGGGCCGTGGTGGATGTGCAGTTCGACGAGGGGCTGCCCCCCATCCTGAACGCCCTTgaggtgcagggcagggagacGCGGCTGGTGTTGGAGGTGGCTCAGCACCTGG GAGAGAACACTGTGCGCACCATTGCCATGGATGGAACGGAAGGGCTGGTGAGGGGACAGAAGGTGCTGGACTCTGGTGCTCCCATCCGCATCCCCGTGGGCCCCGAGACCCTGGGCAGGATCATGAATGTCATTGGGGAGCCCATCGATGAGAGGGGCCCCATCACGACCAAACA gTTTGCTGCTATCCACGCCGAGGCTCCTGAGTTTGTGGAGATGAGTGTCGAGCAGGAGATCCTGGTGACAGGGATCAAGGTCGTGGATCTGCTGGCTCCCTATGCCAAGGGTGGCAAGATTG GTTTGTTTGGAGGTGCTGGCGTTGGCAAGACTGTGCTGATCATGGAGCTGATCAACAACGTGGCCAAGGCTCACGGTGGTTACTCAGTGTTCGCCGGCGTGGGCGAAAGGACCCGTGAGGGCAACGACTTGTACCACGAGATGATCGAGTCTGGGGTCATCAACCTGAAAGATGCCACTTCTAAG GTCGCCCTGGTCTACGGGCAGATGAACGAGCCCCCGGGCGCCCGTGCCAGGGTGGCCCTGACGGGGCTGACGGTGGCCGAGTACTTCAGGGACCAGGAGGGTCAGGACGTGCTGCTCTTCATCGACAACATCTTCCGCTTCACCCAGGCTGGCTCCGAG gtgtcagccctgctgggcagAATCCCCTCGGCCGTGGGCTACCAGCCCACGCTGGCCACTGACATGGGCACCATGCAGGAACGCATCACCACCACACGCAAGGGCTCCATTACCTCGGTGCAG gctATTTATGTGCCGGCCGATGACTTGACCGACCCTGCCCCCGCCACCACCTTTGCCCACTTGGACGCCACCACGGTGTTGTCCCGCGCCATCGCTGAGCTGGGCATCTACCCGGCCGTGGACCCCCTGGACTCCACCTCCCGCATCATGGACCCCAACATCGTGGGGCCCGAGCACTACGACGTGGCTCGGGGAGTGCAGAAGATCCTGCAG GACTACAAGTCACTGCAGGACATCATCGCCATCCTGGGCATGGACGAGTTGTCCGAGGAGGACAAACTGACCGTGGCCCGTGCCCGCAAGATCCAGCGGTTCCTGTCCCAGCCCTTCCAGGTGGCCGAGGTCTTCACCGGCCACATGGGCAAGTTGGTGCCACTCAAAGAGACCATCAAGGGCTTCAAGCAGATCCTGGCAG GTGAATACGACCACTTGCCTGAGCAGGCTTTCTACATGGTGGGGCCCATCGAGGAGGCGGTGGCCAAGGCAGAGAAGCTGGCAGAGGAACACGCCTGA
- the PTGES3 gene encoding prostaglandin E synthase 3 isoform X4, whose amino-acid sequence MQPASAKWYDRRDYVFIEFCVEDSKDVNVNFEKSKLTFSCLGGGDNFKHLNEIDLFNNIDPNESKHKRTDRSILCCLRKGESGQAWPRLTKERAKLNWLSVDFNNWKDWEDDSDEDMSNFDRFSEMMNNMGGDDDVDLPEVDGADDDSPDSDDEKMPDLE is encoded by the exons AT gCAGCCTGCCTCTGCAAAGTGGTACGACCGGAGGGACTACGTCTTCATCGAGTTCTGTGTTGAAGACAGCAAAGACGTAAATGTAAATTTTGAAAAGTCCAAACTCACGTTCAG ctGTCTTGGAGGAGGCGATaactttaaacatttaaatgaaatcGATCTTTTTAATAATATCGATCCAAAT GAATCAAAGCATAAAAGAACAGACAGATCCATCTTGTGTTGTTTACGAAAAGGAGAGTCTGGTCAGGCATGGCCAAGGTTAACAAAAGAGAGGGCAAAG CTCAACTGGCTCAGCGTGGACTTCAACAACTGGAAAGATTGGGAAGATGATTCAGATGAAGACATGTCCAATTTTGATCGCTTTTCTGAG ATGATGAACAACATGGGAGGAGACGACGACGTAGACTTGCCAGAAGTAGACGGGGCAGATGAT GACTCACCAGACAGTGATGATGAAA AAATGCCGGATCTGGAGTAA
- the PTGES3 gene encoding prostaglandin E synthase 3 isoform X2: MQAGPGLGLSCQGRTGRGEEVSQPSQVVFPAPQSTESCRQPASAKWYDRRDYVFIEFCVEDSKDVNVNFEKSKLTFSCLGGGDNFKHLNEIDLFNNIDPNESKHKRTDRSILCCLRKGESGQAWPRLTKERAKLNWLSVDFNNWKDWEDDSDEDMSNFDRFSEMMNNMGGDDDVDLPEVDGADDDSPDSDDEKMPDLE, from the exons ATGCAGGCGGGCCCTGGGCTCGGCCTCAGTTGCCAGGGGAGGACTGGAAGGGGGGAggaggtgtcccagcccagccaggtcGTTTTCCCCGctccacagagcacagagagtTGCAG gCAGCCTGCCTCTGCAAAGTGGTACGACCGGAGGGACTACGTCTTCATCGAGTTCTGTGTTGAAGACAGCAAAGACGTAAATGTAAATTTTGAAAAGTCCAAACTCACGTTCAG ctGTCTTGGAGGAGGCGATaactttaaacatttaaatgaaatcGATCTTTTTAATAATATCGATCCAAAT GAATCAAAGCATAAAAGAACAGACAGATCCATCTTGTGTTGTTTACGAAAAGGAGAGTCTGGTCAGGCATGGCCAAGGTTAACAAAAGAGAGGGCAAAG CTCAACTGGCTCAGCGTGGACTTCAACAACTGGAAAGATTGGGAAGATGATTCAGATGAAGACATGTCCAATTTTGATCGCTTTTCTGAG ATGATGAACAACATGGGAGGAGACGACGACGTAGACTTGCCAGAAGTAGACGGGGCAGATGAT GACTCACCAGACAGTGATGATGAAA AAATGCCGGATCTGGAGTAA
- the PTGES3 gene encoding prostaglandin E synthase 3 isoform X3 translates to MGPRGWRGVFGGCCAFLGGSVATGTRRTVAAETAENSRQPASAKWYDRRDYVFIEFCVEDSKDVNVNFEKSKLTFSCLGGGDNFKHLNEIDLFNNIDPNESKHKRTDRSILCCLRKGESGQAWPRLTKERAKLNWLSVDFNNWKDWEDDSDEDMSNFDRFSEMMNNMGGDDDVDLPEVDGADDDSPDSDDEKMPDLE, encoded by the exons ATGGGGCCGCGCGGGTGGCGGGGGGTGTTCGGGGGGTGTTGCGCGTTTCTCGGTGGCTCGGTGGCCACCGGCACCCGCCGAACGGTGGCGGCCGAAACCGCGGAAAACTCCCG gCAGCCTGCCTCTGCAAAGTGGTACGACCGGAGGGACTACGTCTTCATCGAGTTCTGTGTTGAAGACAGCAAAGACGTAAATGTAAATTTTGAAAAGTCCAAACTCACGTTCAG ctGTCTTGGAGGAGGCGATaactttaaacatttaaatgaaatcGATCTTTTTAATAATATCGATCCAAAT GAATCAAAGCATAAAAGAACAGACAGATCCATCTTGTGTTGTTTACGAAAAGGAGAGTCTGGTCAGGCATGGCCAAGGTTAACAAAAGAGAGGGCAAAG CTCAACTGGCTCAGCGTGGACTTCAACAACTGGAAAGATTGGGAAGATGATTCAGATGAAGACATGTCCAATTTTGATCGCTTTTCTGAG ATGATGAACAACATGGGAGGAGACGACGACGTAGACTTGCCAGAAGTAGACGGGGCAGATGAT GACTCACCAGACAGTGATGATGAAA AAATGCCGGATCTGGAGTAA
- the PTGES3 gene encoding prostaglandin E synthase 3 isoform X1 produces MGVLDNQNTLGTRLSSLGIRVTGGGSVPARGDFPWVCGNTGSTCTAPHGGCCCVGLSPGNLRVGRRQKAAAASASSQLSGGSCLTGWNGQPASAKWYDRRDYVFIEFCVEDSKDVNVNFEKSKLTFSCLGGGDNFKHLNEIDLFNNIDPNESKHKRTDRSILCCLRKGESGQAWPRLTKERAKLNWLSVDFNNWKDWEDDSDEDMSNFDRFSEMMNNMGGDDDVDLPEVDGADDDSPDSDDEKMPDLE; encoded by the exons ATGGGGGTGCTGGATAACCAAAACACCCTTGGCACGAGGCTGAGCTCCCTCGGGATTCGGGTAACAGGTGGTGGGTCAGTGCCTGCGAGAGGAGATTTTCCGTGGGTGTGTGGGAACACTGGGAGCACGTGCACGGCTCCCCAcgggggctgctgctgtgtggggtTGTCTCCTGGGAATCTCCGTGTGGGCAGGAGACAAAAAGCAGCTGCGGCTTCCGCCTCATCCCAACTCTCCGGCGGGTCCTGCCTTACTGGTTGGAACGG gCAGCCTGCCTCTGCAAAGTGGTACGACCGGAGGGACTACGTCTTCATCGAGTTCTGTGTTGAAGACAGCAAAGACGTAAATGTAAATTTTGAAAAGTCCAAACTCACGTTCAG ctGTCTTGGAGGAGGCGATaactttaaacatttaaatgaaatcGATCTTTTTAATAATATCGATCCAAAT GAATCAAAGCATAAAAGAACAGACAGATCCATCTTGTGTTGTTTACGAAAAGGAGAGTCTGGTCAGGCATGGCCAAGGTTAACAAAAGAGAGGGCAAAG CTCAACTGGCTCAGCGTGGACTTCAACAACTGGAAAGATTGGGAAGATGATTCAGATGAAGACATGTCCAATTTTGATCGCTTTTCTGAG ATGATGAACAACATGGGAGGAGACGACGACGTAGACTTGCCAGAAGTAGACGGGGCAGATGAT GACTCACCAGACAGTGATGATGAAA AAATGCCGGATCTGGAGTAA